A DNA window from Brassica napus cultivar Da-Ae chromosome C1, Da-Ae, whole genome shotgun sequence contains the following coding sequences:
- the LOC106381902 gene encoding protein CHAPERONE-LIKE PROTEIN OF POR1, chloroplastic, translated as MFQEPSRPLSAPPLILHTEATFPRTRVWDPYKRLGISPYASEEEIWASRNFLLEQYAGHERSQESIEGPFEKLLMSSFVKRKKTKINLKTRLKKKVEESPPWLKALFDFVEMPPMDTVFRRLFLFAFMGGWSIMNSAEGGPAFQVAVSLAACIYFLNEKTKSLGRAFLIGIGALVAGWFCGSLVISMIPTVLINPAWTLELLTSLVAYVFLFLSCTFLK; from the exons ATGTTTCAAGAACCTTCAAGACCCCTAAGTGCTCCTCCGCTGATTCTCCATACGGAG GCAACGTTCCCTCGGACCAGAGTCTGGGACCCGTACAAGCGCCTAGGGATCAGCCCCTACGCCTCCGAGGAAGAGATCTGGGCCTCTCGCAACTTTCTGCTAGAGCAGTACGCTGGACACGAGAGAAGCCAAGAGTCTATAGAAGGCCCCTTCGAGAAGCTCCTCATGTCTAGCTTTgtcaagaggaagaagactaagaTCAACCTCAAGACGAGGTTGAAGAAGAAAGTCGAGGAGTCTCCTCCGTGGCTCAAGGCTCTTTTTGACTTCGTCGAGATGCCTCCAATGGATACCGTGTTTAGAAGACTGTTCCTTTTTGCCTTCATGGGTGGTTGGAGTATCATGAACTCAGCAGAAGGCGGTCCTGCTTTTCAG GTTGCGGTGTCGTTGGCTGCTTGCATATATTTCCTGAATGAGAAGACGAAGAGCTTGGGCAGAGCTTTCTTGATCGG GATTGGTGCATTAGTGGCGGGATGGTTCTGCGGTTCGCTAGTCATTTCCATGATTCCGACGGTTCTCATTAACCCGGCATGGACACTGGAGCTCCTAACCTCATTGGTTGCTTatgtgtttttgtttctttcttgtaCTTTCCTCAAGtag